The following are encoded in a window of Paenibacillaceae bacterium GAS479 genomic DNA:
- a CDS encoding glutamate synthase (ferredoxin), with the protein MNSKMTGLPPKQGLYDPQFEKDACGMGFVAHIKGFKSHTIIQQALTVLENMEHRGGQGSEPNTGDGAGIMLQIPHGFFKREMNRDGIQLPAEGDYAVGMLFLPQDAAVREALEAKLEAIIAEEGQGLIGWRTVPTNDEKLGESALKAKPYVRQVFVSRNAALADELAFERKLYIIRKRAELAIRYAGLEGGDMFYFPSFSSKKIVYKGMLTTEQVRSFYVDLNDETMETAIALVHSRFSTNTFPSWERAHPYRYLIHNGEINTLRGNVNWMHARQSLFASELFGEDLDKIKPIINPDGSDTAMFDNTLEFLYLAGRSLPHVAMMMVPEPWSNHEDMNPEKKAFYEYHSCLMEPWDGPAAMAFTDGTQIGAVLDRNGLRPARYYVTKDDVIILGSEAGTVHVEPEDILYKDRLRPGRMLLVDTKEGRIVSDEEVKDRIASEKPYGQWLDDNLISLSDLPDAPELPELEHATVQQRQQSFGYTFEDLRKVLEPMASSGVEPVGSMGYDSPLAVLSERPQRLYSYFKQLFAQVTNPPIDAIREEIITATGTSLGPERNLLNPEPESARQIRLDSPILSNEEFAKLRHVRRPGFKSITLPIFFPADGGEKGLRQSLQTMCEAADRVIAKGHNVLILSDFGSDRDNCPIPALLAVSCLHHHLIREGTRTRVSILLESGEPREVHHFALLLGYGVSAINPYLAFETLDDMIRQGMLRGVTHEKAVKNFIKAATKGVLKILSKMGISTIQSYRGAQIFEAVGLQEAIVDKYFTWTPSRIGGIGLDIIAQETLKPHNRAYSEQQGGEKELDSGGEYQWRKDGEDHLFSPQTIHTLQMASRANDYKLYKKFSHLVQGEDSKFMTLRSLLDFKRDRQPVPIDEVESIEDIMKRFKSGAMSFGSISKEAHESLAIAMNRIGGKSNTGEGGEDPARWVPDANGDSRRSAIKQVASGRFGVTSNYLVNADEIQIKMAQGAKPGEGGQLPGRKVYPWVAEVRGSTPGVGLISPPPHHDIYSIEDLAELIHDLKNANPRARINVKLVSEVGVGTIAAGVAKGRADVILVSGYDGGTGASPMNSMRHAGLPWELGLAETHQTLMLNNLRDRVVVETDGKIMNGRDLAIATLLGAEEYGFSTAPLVVLGCVMMRVCQLDTCPVGVATQNPELRKKFMGDPGHVVNYMRFIAQEMREYMAELGFRTINEMVGRVDQLESKQLVDRYKLSGIDLTPLLHQPEVPQDAVRYNVQQQNHGLELSLDMQSLLPAAEAALEHGENVKATFPICNTNRVVGTILGSEVTRRYGAAGLPEDTISMHFVGSAGQSFGAFVPKGITLSLEGDSNDYVGKGLSGGKIIVAPSPKATFAAEDNVIIGNTAFYGATGGEAYISGIAGERFAVRNSGVKVVVEGTGDHGCEYMTGGRVVVLGGTGRNFAAGMSGGVAYVLDEKREFYKHVNLEMVLLERVEEEADIAELRGLIEDHVRYTGSAIGDRLLSNWEQSLGDFVRVIPKDYKRMLEQIRKAEEEQGLEGDEALLAAFEANMRELARVGGN; encoded by the coding sequence ATGAACAGTAAAATGACTGGATTGCCGCCGAAACAAGGCCTCTACGATCCTCAGTTCGAAAAAGATGCTTGCGGCATGGGTTTTGTCGCTCATATCAAGGGATTCAAATCCCACACGATCATTCAACAGGCGCTGACCGTCCTCGAGAATATGGAGCACCGCGGCGGACAGGGCAGCGAGCCCAACACCGGCGACGGCGCAGGCATCATGCTGCAGATTCCGCATGGTTTCTTCAAGCGTGAGATGAACCGCGATGGTATTCAGCTTCCTGCTGAGGGTGATTATGCGGTCGGTATGCTGTTTCTGCCGCAGGATGCGGCTGTGCGCGAAGCGCTTGAGGCCAAGCTTGAGGCGATCATTGCCGAGGAGGGCCAGGGACTGATCGGCTGGCGTACCGTTCCAACTAATGACGAGAAGCTCGGAGAGTCCGCGCTTAAGGCCAAGCCTTATGTGCGCCAAGTGTTTGTTTCCCGCAATGCGGCACTCGCGGATGAGTTGGCTTTTGAACGCAAGCTGTACATCATTCGCAAGCGTGCTGAGCTGGCAATTCGCTATGCCGGACTTGAGGGCGGGGACATGTTCTACTTCCCATCCTTCTCCTCCAAAAAGATCGTTTACAAAGGCATGCTGACGACGGAGCAAGTACGCTCCTTCTACGTCGACCTCAACGATGAAACGATGGAAACAGCGATTGCGCTCGTTCACTCCCGTTTCAGCACGAACACGTTCCCGAGCTGGGAACGCGCGCATCCATACCGCTACCTGATCCACAACGGTGAGATCAACACGCTGCGCGGCAACGTCAACTGGATGCATGCCCGCCAGTCGCTGTTCGCTTCCGAGCTGTTCGGCGAGGACCTGGATAAAATCAAGCCAATCATCAACCCGGACGGTTCTGATACCGCGATGTTCGACAACACGCTGGAGTTCCTCTATCTGGCTGGTCGCTCGCTGCCGCATGTGGCGATGATGATGGTGCCTGAGCCTTGGTCCAACCATGAAGATATGAACCCGGAGAAAAAAGCATTTTACGAATACCACAGCTGCCTGATGGAGCCGTGGGACGGGCCAGCCGCGATGGCGTTTACTGATGGCACCCAGATCGGCGCTGTACTCGATCGCAACGGTCTGCGTCCAGCTCGTTATTATGTAACCAAGGACGATGTCATCATTCTCGGCTCCGAGGCAGGTACGGTTCACGTTGAGCCAGAGGATATTCTTTACAAAGACCGCCTGCGTCCAGGCCGGATGCTGCTCGTTGATACGAAGGAAGGCCGCATCGTCTCTGATGAAGAGGTTAAGGATCGGATTGCTTCCGAGAAGCCTTACGGGCAGTGGCTTGACGATAATCTGATCAGCTTGTCCGATCTGCCAGATGCACCGGAGCTGCCTGAGCTGGAGCACGCAACGGTACAGCAGCGTCAGCAATCGTTTGGTTATACGTTCGAAGATCTGCGCAAAGTGCTTGAGCCAATGGCTTCGTCCGGTGTTGAACCGGTCGGCTCCATGGGTTATGACTCTCCGCTGGCTGTGTTGTCAGAGCGGCCGCAGCGTCTGTACAGCTACTTCAAGCAGCTATTCGCACAAGTAACGAACCCGCCGATCGATGCGATCCGCGAAGAGATCATTACAGCTACCGGCACCTCGCTCGGACCGGAGCGCAATCTGCTGAACCCTGAGCCGGAGAGCGCGCGCCAGATTCGTCTGGATTCGCCGATTCTTTCCAATGAGGAGTTTGCCAAGCTGCGTCATGTGCGTCGTCCAGGCTTCAAGTCGATCACGCTGCCAATCTTTTTCCCTGCGGATGGAGGCGAGAAGGGCTTGCGTCAGTCGCTGCAGACGATGTGCGAAGCAGCTGACCGCGTCATTGCCAAAGGTCATAACGTGCTCATTCTGTCCGACTTCGGATCGGATCGCGACAACTGCCCCATTCCGGCGTTGCTCGCTGTATCTTGCCTGCATCATCATCTCATCCGTGAAGGCACACGTACCCGCGTCAGCATTTTGCTTGAATCGGGCGAGCCGCGCGAGGTGCATCACTTCGCATTGCTGCTTGGTTATGGCGTGAGCGCGATCAACCCTTATCTGGCATTCGAGACGCTGGATGACATGATTCGCCAAGGCATGCTTCGCGGCGTGACGCATGAGAAGGCCGTTAAGAACTTCATCAAGGCTGCAACGAAAGGCGTCTTGAAAATTCTTTCCAAAATGGGCATCTCTACGATTCAATCTTACCGTGGCGCTCAAATTTTCGAAGCAGTTGGTCTGCAGGAAGCCATTGTCGACAAGTATTTCACATGGACGCCTTCCCGCATCGGCGGAATCGGTCTGGACATTATCGCTCAAGAGACGCTGAAGCCTCATAACCGTGCCTACTCCGAACAGCAGGGCGGAGAGAAGGAGCTTGATTCCGGCGGCGAGTACCAATGGCGCAAAGACGGAGAGGATCATCTGTTCAGCCCGCAGACGATTCACACGCTGCAGATGGCTTCCCGCGCCAATGACTACAAGCTGTACAAAAAGTTCTCCCATCTCGTACAAGGTGAGGACAGCAAGTTCATGACGCTGCGCTCGCTGCTCGATTTCAAGAGGGACCGCCAGCCGGTGCCAATCGATGAAGTTGAGTCCATCGAGGATATTATGAAACGGTTCAAGTCCGGCGCGATGAGCTTTGGATCGATCTCCAAGGAAGCGCATGAAAGCCTCGCAATTGCGATGAACCGGATCGGCGGCAAGTCCAACACGGGTGAGGGCGGCGAGGACCCAGCGCGCTGGGTACCGGACGCTAACGGCGATTCCCGCCGCAGTGCGATCAAGCAAGTAGCTTCGGGCCGCTTCGGTGTGACGAGCAACTATCTCGTCAATGCCGACGAGATTCAAATCAAGATGGCACAAGGTGCCAAGCCGGGCGAGGGCGGACAGCTCCCAGGACGCAAGGTATATCCTTGGGTTGCCGAGGTACGCGGCTCCACTCCGGGTGTTGGTCTCATTTCGCCGCCGCCGCATCATGATATCTACTCCATCGAGGATCTCGCAGAGCTGATTCATGATCTGAAGAATGCCAATCCGCGCGCACGCATCAACGTCAAGCTCGTGTCCGAGGTCGGCGTAGGTACAATTGCAGCGGGTGTGGCAAAAGGTCGCGCCGATGTCATTCTCGTCAGCGGTTATGACGGCGGTACGGGTGCATCCCCAATGAACTCGATGCGCCATGCCGGTCTGCCATGGGAGCTCGGCCTGGCCGAAACTCATCAGACGCTCATGCTCAACAATCTTCGCGACCGCGTCGTTGTTGAGACTGACGGCAAAATTATGAACGGCCGCGATCTCGCGATCGCTACGCTGCTTGGAGCCGAAGAATACGGCTTCTCGACAGCTCCGCTCGTTGTCCTTGGATGCGTCATGATGCGTGTTTGCCAGTTGGACACTTGTCCGGTCGGTGTGGCAACGCAGAATCCAGAGCTTCGCAAGAAGTTCATGGGCGATCCTGGCCATGTCGTTAACTACATGCGCTTTATTGCCCAGGAAATGCGCGAATACATGGCGGAGCTTGGCTTCCGTACGATCAACGAGATGGTTGGCCGAGTGGATCAGCTGGAGAGCAAACAGCTGGTTGATCGCTACAAGCTGAGCGGTATCGATCTGACTCCGCTACTGCATCAGCCTGAGGTTCCTCAGGATGCGGTTCGTTACAACGTCCAGCAGCAGAACCACGGCTTGGAGCTGTCGCTCGACATGCAGTCGCTGCTGCCAGCAGCTGAGGCGGCTCTGGAGCACGGCGAGAACGTTAAAGCGACGTTCCCGATCTGCAACACGAATCGTGTAGTCGGAACGATTCTCGGCAGCGAAGTAACCCGCCGTTACGGCGCGGCAGGTTTGCCGGAAGACACGATCTCCATGCACTTTGTCGGCTCTGCCGGCCAGAGCTTCGGAGCATTCGTACCGAAAGGCATTACGCTCTCGCTGGAAGGTGACTCCAACGACTATGTCGGCAAGGGTCTCTCAGGCGGCAAAATCATCGTTGCACCATCGCCAAAGGCAACCTTTGCAGCGGAGGACAACGTCATCATCGGCAACACCGCTTTCTATGGAGCTACAGGCGGAGAGGCGTACATCAGCGGCATCGCTGGCGAGCGTTTCGCCGTACGGAACAGCGGCGTGAAAGTTGTCGTTGAAGGCACAGGCGACCACGGATGCGAATATATGACAGGCGGACGCGTTGTCGTGCTGGGGGGCACGGGACGGAACTTTGCGGCCGGTATGTCAGGCGGCGTGGCGTATGTGCTGGATGAGAAACGCGAGTTCTACAAACATGTCAACCTGGAGATGGTACTTCTGGAGCGTGTTGAGGAAGAAGCAGACATCGCTGAGTTGCGTGGTCTGATCGAGGATCACGTACGCTATACGGGCAGTGCGATCGGCGACCGTCTCCTC
- a CDS encoding kinase-associated protein B produces the protein MTSEQQTSAKEEWVQFSYKTGEYAGRIVEEGTPRSVVETLAVLRHPEQGDLHNPYNPDVPFFHERKALAHREKALVLNREIKPFAASALPDYNESRDRAVQQALEELERLQRWAGRAADQLRAVASEY, from the coding sequence ATGACATCGGAACAACAGACCTCAGCGAAGGAAGAATGGGTACAGTTTTCCTATAAAACAGGCGAATATGCGGGACGAATTGTTGAGGAGGGCACCCCGCGCAGCGTCGTGGAGACGTTGGCGGTACTGCGGCATCCCGAGCAAGGGGATCTGCATAATCCGTATAATCCGGATGTACCTTTTTTCCATGAGCGGAAAGCTCTGGCCCACCGGGAGAAGGCTCTTGTATTGAACCGGGAAATCAAACCATTCGCAGCGTCCGCACTGCCCGACTACAATGAATCCCGCGATCGCGCGGTGCAACAGGCATTAGAGGAGCTGGAGCGGCTGCAGCGCTGGGCGGGTCGCGCGGCTGATCAGTTGCGGGCGGTAGCGTCGGAATACTGA
- a CDS encoding processive 1,2-diacylglycerol beta-glucosyltransferase has product MRKKRVLLLSEGFGSGHTQAAYALAAGLRQLSPDVQTRVLELGKFLNPVLAPLIMSAYRKTVGKQPKLVGMMYRTNYKRSFNRFTQLAIHRIFYTQTEQVIQQLRPEIIICTHPAPNAAVARLKRLGLDIPLYTLITDYDAHGTWANTEVNHYLVSIPVVKTKLMARGIPPARIEVTGIPVHPQFWQSQDQAEARSELGLINMPTVLIMGGGWGLMEEEDGFFTYMTKFRDEVQMIFCCGTNEKSRESMLADKRFVHPNIHVLGFTREISKLMDAADLLVTKPGGMTCTEGMSKGIPMLFYKPIPGQEEENLEYFVGNGFGEMMHSMGTIDRWFRQIQEPYSSGQHRQRLQSKSSQQYDPLECPTAVLRLMK; this is encoded by the coding sequence ATGCGTAAAAAAAGAGTGCTTCTGCTCTCGGAGGGGTTCGGGTCCGGTCATACCCAGGCGGCATATGCGCTCGCTGCCGGCCTAAGGCAGCTGTCACCGGATGTCCAGACCCGAGTGCTGGAGTTGGGCAAATTCCTGAATCCGGTGTTAGCCCCCCTTATTATGTCTGCTTATCGCAAGACAGTCGGCAAACAGCCTAAGCTGGTAGGCATGATGTACCGCACCAACTATAAGCGTTCTTTCAACCGGTTCACGCAGCTTGCCATTCACCGGATCTTCTATACCCAGACCGAGCAGGTCATCCAGCAGCTCAGGCCTGAGATCATCATCTGCACGCATCCAGCTCCCAACGCCGCAGTGGCCCGTCTTAAGAGGCTTGGACTCGACATCCCGCTGTATACGCTGATTACGGATTATGACGCGCACGGAACTTGGGCAAATACGGAAGTCAATCACTACCTCGTGTCCATACCCGTTGTCAAAACAAAGCTGATGGCGAGAGGGATTCCGCCTGCGCGCATTGAAGTGACCGGCATTCCTGTCCACCCTCAGTTCTGGCAGTCTCAGGACCAGGCGGAGGCGCGGAGCGAGCTCGGCCTGATAAATATGCCTACCGTGCTCATTATGGGCGGAGGCTGGGGGCTGATGGAGGAAGAAGACGGGTTCTTTACTTACATGACCAAATTTCGTGACGAGGTACAGATGATTTTCTGCTGCGGCACCAACGAGAAATCGAGGGAGAGCATGCTGGCCGACAAGCGCTTCGTCCATCCCAACATCCATGTACTCGGCTTCACACGCGAGATCTCCAAGCTGATGGACGCCGCCGACTTGCTCGTTACCAAGCCTGGCGGCATGACATGTACAGAAGGGATGAGCAAGGGCATCCCCATGCTGTTCTACAAACCGATTCCCGGCCAGGAGGAAGAGAATCTGGAGTATTTTGTGGGCAACGGCTTCGGTGAAATGATGCATTCAATGGGTACGATTGATCGATGGTTCCGCCAGATCCAGGAGCCGTACAGCTCCGGCCAGCACCGCCAGCGACTACAGTCCAAGAGCAGCCAGCAGTACGATCCGCTGGAATGCCCTACTGCCGTGCTGAGGCTGATGAAATGA
- a CDS encoding malate dehydrogenase (oxaloacetate-decarboxylating), whose protein sequence is MDNKALDGKTVIVRLEIESGTNFSSVVSAIEAAGGDVIAIDVIQTSKGSTTRDLTVKVKDTGTTERLGKSLGLLSGIRVINTSDRTFLLHLGGKITIQPKTPIQNRDDLSRVYTPEVARVCTAIYEDPSKAFSLTIKRNTVAVVSDGSAVLGLGNIGPEAAMPVMEGKAMLFKQFADVDAFPICLDTQDTEAIIAAVKAIAPGFGGINLEDISSPRCFEIEERLREELNIPVFHDDQHGTAVVLYAGLINALRLTGKRIEDARIVVCGIGAAGTACTKMLIAGGARNVLGVDRDGILTADRDYAHPMWNWYAANTNPERMTGGLADALRGADVFIGLSAGGILKREMVLTMNEQPIVFAMANPDPEIRPEDAEDIVAVIATGRSDFPNQINNVLCFPGIFRGALDCRAVTINEEMKLAAAEAIASTVGEDELSRSYIIPSVFNTKVVEEVRRRVVQAARASGVARRNPKE, encoded by the coding sequence ATGGACAACAAAGCATTGGATGGAAAAACGGTAATCGTAAGGCTAGAAATTGAATCGGGCACCAACTTCAGCTCGGTCGTTTCTGCAATCGAGGCTGCCGGGGGCGACGTGATCGCCATTGACGTAATTCAGACGAGCAAGGGCAGCACGACTCGCGACCTTACAGTCAAAGTAAAGGACACAGGAACGACAGAAAGGCTAGGCAAGTCGCTGGGGCTTCTGAGCGGAATCCGGGTCATCAATACATCCGACCGTACATTCCTGCTTCATCTTGGCGGCAAAATTACCATCCAGCCCAAAACCCCGATTCAGAACCGGGATGATCTGTCGAGGGTATACACTCCAGAAGTGGCACGTGTTTGCACAGCCATCTACGAAGATCCGTCCAAAGCGTTCTCGCTGACGATTAAACGTAACACGGTTGCCGTCGTCTCCGACGGAAGCGCAGTTCTCGGACTCGGCAATATCGGGCCGGAAGCAGCAATGCCCGTTATGGAAGGCAAAGCGATGCTGTTCAAGCAATTTGCCGATGTGGATGCTTTTCCGATCTGTCTGGACACCCAAGATACCGAAGCAATCATTGCTGCAGTGAAAGCGATTGCACCTGGTTTTGGCGGCATCAACCTGGAGGACATTTCTTCCCCTCGCTGCTTTGAGATTGAAGAGCGGCTGCGTGAAGAGCTCAACATCCCGGTTTTCCACGATGACCAGCACGGCACCGCCGTCGTGTTGTACGCAGGCTTGATCAACGCGCTGCGCCTGACTGGCAAGCGGATTGAAGATGCTCGCATCGTTGTATGCGGAATTGGAGCGGCAGGTACAGCCTGCACCAAAATGCTCATCGCCGGAGGAGCCCGTAACGTGCTTGGCGTTGATCGTGACGGGATTTTAACAGCTGATCGCGATTACGCCCATCCAATGTGGAATTGGTACGCAGCCAACACGAATCCGGAGCGCATGACCGGCGGCCTCGCCGACGCGCTGCGTGGTGCGGATGTATTCATCGGCCTGTCGGCCGGGGGCATTCTCAAGCGCGAGATGGTACTTACGATGAACGAGCAGCCGATCGTATTCGCTATGGCGAACCCTGACCCGGAAATTCGGCCCGAGGACGCGGAGGACATCGTAGCCGTCATTGCTACTGGCCGTTCGGATTTCCCGAACCAGATCAATAATGTACTTTGCTTCCCAGGTATTTTCCGCGGTGCGCTGGATTGCCGTGCCGTAACGATCAATGAAGAAATGAAGCTGGCCGCAGCTGAAGCGATCGCCTCCACCGTAGGCGAAGATGAGCTTAGCCGCAGCTACATTATTCCGAGCGTGTTCAACACGAAGGTAGTTGAAGAAGTTCGTCGGCGCGTTGTGCAGGCGGCCCGCGCCAGCGGCGTCGCTCGCCGGAATCCGAAGGAGTAG
- a CDS encoding Cell wall-associated hydrolase, NlpC family, translated as MRKPIAAVLAAGMLLAAAPLTHASTASQAAVTKSSINLRAEPSTKGKVLKLIAKGETLNVLSRENGSWIKVKDSGGRIGYVSSSSQYISIIEEKEVDRKSKTEADAEILATLTMRASASTTSDRLSYLKKGDTVQILSVPTPYWYRIKDEQGSTGYISSDSKYIKLISDLPSKAPTPTSSEAPAPTPTPSKAPMSSKAPTPTPTPSKAPMSSKAPTPTPTPSKAPTSSKAPTPTPTPSKAPMSSKAPTPTPTPSKAPTSSKTPTPTPTPSKAPTSSKAPTSTPTPTPTPSKAPTSSKAPTPTPSKAPMSTPMSTVVPGFESNGQVVSTVALRQGPSTSDERIRYLKTGEVIQIIAVTNRSWYQIRDTSGEIGFVSSDTKYTSVTGTLPISPSPSATPTPAPTPVPISPPSATPGSDNSVSGELASTELEAVIAAGLKYLGTPYEFGSNRSDTTTFDCSDFVRQAFIDALDITLHADSRGQGLHVKNKGGYAMDWSSLKRGDLLFFTTSAISKDMTAEERLDTSLISHVGIYLGDNKILQTYSKESGGVQVTEIPQNSTWKDRFMFGGSAL; from the coding sequence ATGAGAAAGCCTATCGCTGCTGTTCTGGCCGCTGGCATGCTGCTGGCAGCAGCGCCGCTGACCCACGCCAGCACTGCCTCCCAAGCCGCTGTGACTAAGTCTTCCATTAACCTTAGAGCCGAACCTTCTACGAAGGGCAAGGTATTGAAACTGATCGCCAAAGGAGAGACCTTGAATGTATTAAGCCGTGAGAATGGCAGCTGGATCAAGGTCAAAGACAGCGGAGGCAGGATCGGTTATGTTTCTTCATCGAGCCAATACATAAGTATCATCGAAGAAAAAGAGGTCGACCGCAAGTCGAAGACTGAAGCGGATGCGGAGATCCTGGCTACACTCACAATGCGAGCGAGCGCCTCGACCACGAGCGACCGACTCAGTTATCTCAAGAAGGGCGATACCGTCCAGATTCTTTCCGTTCCTACACCTTACTGGTATCGGATCAAGGATGAGCAGGGCAGCACTGGATACATAAGTTCCGATTCCAAATATATTAAGCTAATTAGCGATCTACCGAGCAAAGCGCCGACACCGACGTCGAGTGAAGCGCCGGCACCAACGCCGACGCCGAGCAAGGCTCCAATGTCGAGCAAAGCACCGACACCAACGCCGACGCCGAGCAAGGCTCCGATGTCGAGCAAAGCACCGACACCAACGCCGACGCCGAGCAAGGCTCCGACGTCGAGCAAAGCACCGACACCAACGCCGACGCCGAGCAAGGCTCCGATGTCGAGCAAAGCACCGACACCAACGCCAACGCCGAGCAAGGCTCCGACGTCGAGCAAAACACCGACACCGACACCAACGCCGAGCAAGGCTCCGACGTCGAGCAAAGCACCGACATCAACACCAACACCAACGCCGACGCCGAGCAAGGCTCCGACGTCGAGCAAAGCACCGACACCAACGCCGAGCAAGGCTCCGATGTCGACGCCAATGTCTACTGTAGTTCCTGGCTTTGAGTCGAATGGACAAGTTGTCTCTACTGTGGCGCTGCGTCAGGGACCATCCACATCGGACGAGCGAATTCGCTATCTCAAGACAGGTGAGGTTATACAGATTATTGCCGTCACAAATCGCAGCTGGTATCAGATTCGGGACACATCAGGTGAAATTGGCTTTGTGAGCTCCGATACGAAGTACACTAGCGTCACTGGGACACTTCCCATCAGTCCATCGCCTTCTGCAACGCCAACACCTGCACCGACGCCAGTACCAATTTCTCCACCTTCGGCTACCCCAGGCAGTGACAATTCCGTTTCTGGGGAACTTGCTTCGACCGAACTGGAGGCTGTTATAGCCGCAGGACTGAAGTATTTGGGCACACCATATGAATTCGGTTCCAACCGCAGCGATACAACGACCTTTGACTGTTCGGACTTTGTGAGACAAGCCTTTATCGATGCCCTTGATATAACTTTGCACGCTGACTCCCGTGGACAAGGGCTGCACGTCAAGAATAAGGGCGGGTATGCGATGGACTGGAGCAGCTTGAAGAGAGGCGATCTCTTATTCTTTACGACCTCGGCAATTAGCAAGGATATGACTGCGGAGGAACGACTGGACACTTCGCTGATCTCGCATGTAGGCATTTACCTTGGTGATAACAAAATTCTGCAGACTTACTCCAAGGAGTCTGGCGGCGTGCAAGTTACAGAAATTCCGCAGAATTCGACTTGGAAGGATCGATTCATGTTTGGCGGAAGTGCATTGTAA
- a CDS encoding cation diffusion facilitator family transporter, which produces MSTEQQYADMRKGERGAWVSIAAYLILSAAKLAAGYFFASEALTADGFNNLTDIVASFAVLIGLRIAQKPPDKDHPYGHFRAETIASLIASFIMATVGLQVLISSVQSLFKGREEAPNILSAVVAIVSAIAMYGVYMYNRKLAAQIKSQALDAAAKDNLSDALVSIGAAVGIGGAALGLNWLDAVAAIAVGIIICKTAWDIFYSSTHALTDGFDDVELLTLRSSIEKVEGVKSIKDLKARVHGSHVLIDVIVLVDAKLSLVESHRISDEIERRMERKHDIMHVHVHVEPCELA; this is translated from the coding sequence GTGTCAACCGAACAACAATACGCCGATATGCGTAAAGGGGAAAGAGGCGCCTGGGTCAGCATAGCAGCCTATCTGATACTGTCAGCTGCTAAGCTTGCGGCTGGGTATTTTTTCGCCTCAGAGGCTCTTACTGCGGACGGCTTCAATAACTTGACCGATATCGTAGCATCCTTTGCCGTGCTGATCGGCCTGCGTATTGCGCAAAAGCCGCCGGACAAAGACCATCCATACGGCCATTTCAGGGCAGAGACGATTGCCTCGCTCATCGCCTCTTTCATTATGGCGACGGTGGGCTTGCAGGTGCTCATAAGCTCTGTTCAATCGTTGTTTAAAGGTCGGGAGGAAGCACCTAATATTCTGTCGGCAGTCGTAGCGATCGTATCTGCAATTGCGATGTACGGGGTTTATATGTACAATCGCAAGCTTGCTGCGCAGATCAAGAGCCAAGCGCTGGATGCAGCGGCCAAGGACAATCTGTCCGATGCGCTCGTGAGTATCGGTGCTGCAGTCGGCATCGGCGGCGCTGCACTTGGACTGAACTGGTTGGACGCGGTGGCTGCAATTGCGGTCGGTATAATCATTTGCAAAACGGCATGGGATATCTTCTACAGCTCTACACATGCGCTGACGGACGGCTTCGATGATGTTGAGCTGCTGACGCTGAGAAGCTCCATTGAAAAGGTGGAGGGCGTCAAATCGATTAAGGATCTCAAAGCTCGCGTACACGGCAGCCATGTGCTCATCGATGTGATCGTACTTGTGGATGCCAAGCTGAGCTTGGTGGAAAGCCATCGGATCAGCGACGAGATCGAGCGGCGGATGGAGCGCAAGCATGACATTATGCATGTCCACGTTCATGTGGAACCTTGCGAGCTAGCCTGA
- a CDS encoding Double zinc ribbon, with amino-acid sequence MSIFDKMKQGAAEAAKAAQQTMETARLKSQVALRQRDISRYKKEIGEAVFTAYMKDNIASSHDKAFQLCQQIVAAEGQITQLEGQIRRLKALKACSACGREADHQAHFCRDCGAAFPEESVLPPLQLEGQVHVLCGRCKAENPLDARRCTRCGSELASWQ; translated from the coding sequence ATGTCCATATTTGATAAAATGAAGCAGGGTGCCGCTGAAGCAGCCAAAGCGGCGCAGCAGACGATGGAGACTGCTCGGCTAAAATCACAGGTTGCGCTAAGGCAGCGCGACATTTCGCGGTACAAGAAGGAAATAGGCGAAGCAGTATTCACCGCTTATATGAAGGACAATATCGCCAGTTCACATGATAAGGCGTTCCAGCTCTGCCAGCAGATCGTCGCCGCAGAGGGACAGATTACGCAGCTAGAAGGGCAGATTCGCAGGCTCAAGGCGCTCAAAGCGTGCTCGGCCTGCGGACGTGAGGCCGATCATCAGGCGCATTTCTGCCGGGACTGTGGCGCGGCATTTCCCGAGGAAAGCGTATTGCCGCCGCTGCAGCTGGAAGGCCAGGTGCATGTTTTATGCGGCCGCTGCAAGGCCGAGAATCCGCTGGATGCCCGACGCTGCACGCGCTGCGGAAGCGAGCTCGCTTCCTGGCAGTAG